One Mycolicibacterium fortuitum subsp. fortuitum genomic window carries:
- a CDS encoding class I SAM-dependent methyltransferase, with protein sequence MTSEQVLDWDGAYKGEAGFEGQPPWNIGEPQPELAALHQAGKFESDVLDAGCGHAELSLALAADGYTVVGLDLSPTAIAAANNAAQVRGLSTASFAQADITSFTGYDGRFNTVIDSTLFHSLPVEGRDGYLQSIRRASAPGAHLYILVFAKGAFPAEVDTKPNEVTEDELRAAVSKYWEIDDIRPAFIHANAVALPTDTPFELPKHGFDEKGRIKFPAFLLTAHKAG encoded by the coding sequence ATGACATCGGAACAGGTCTTGGACTGGGATGGCGCATACAAGGGGGAGGCAGGTTTCGAGGGTCAGCCACCATGGAATATCGGTGAGCCTCAGCCCGAGCTTGCCGCGCTGCACCAGGCCGGAAAGTTCGAGAGCGATGTGCTCGACGCCGGCTGTGGCCACGCCGAGTTGTCGCTGGCGCTGGCGGCGGACGGCTACACCGTCGTGGGGCTGGACCTGAGCCCGACGGCCATCGCTGCGGCCAACAACGCCGCGCAGGTTCGCGGGCTGTCGACCGCCAGTTTCGCCCAGGCTGACATCACCTCGTTCACGGGCTATGACGGCCGCTTCAACACCGTCATCGATTCGACCCTCTTCCACTCGCTGCCGGTGGAGGGACGCGACGGATACCTTCAGTCAATTCGCCGGGCCTCCGCACCGGGAGCGCACCTCTACATCCTGGTGTTCGCCAAGGGTGCGTTCCCCGCCGAAGTGGACACCAAGCCCAACGAGGTGACCGAAGATGAGTTGCGCGCCGCAGTCTCCAAGTATTGGGAGATCGACGACATCCGGCCGGCGTTCATCCATGCCAATGCCGTTGCGCTGCCCACCGATACCCCGTTCGAGTTGCCCAAGCACGGCTTCGACGAAAAGGGCCGCATCAAGTTCCCGGCCTTCCTGCTGACGGCGCACAAGGCGGGCTGA
- a CDS encoding HNH endonuclease signature motif containing protein: protein MFEGDSDAALIDKISAATRAESVAIAARLAAVGALDSLREQELAESILWRTDPFEEVAAEISAAMRIARGRAATQIHHARVLRDKLPLVAARFAVGDIDYRVVRMIIARTGIVDPSVWAGLDAELAARAHRWMRFSERQLRDRVDQWIAKLDPNGVRVPPDISEQRFVQIEPSTPGMASIWANIDAVEAVALNQRLDAVANTVCEQDPRSHEQRRADAIGPLARLQAHLACRCGREDCPAAQNRAAADAAVVHVLAGKSTVDGTSDAPGYLPGHGILPAESVRDLAGRAKIKPVRLPGDTADAGPCGESKPSHSGDSPQAAEPAEAAESGYRPSAALSEFIRWRDLTCRFPGCDAPAERCDIDHTAPWPLGPTHPSNTKLYCRAHHLIKTFCPGWSDRQYPDGTVEVTTPTGHTYTTEPHSAALFDDLATPTGNLNLTDPPPAPGPNRCAKMPKRSRTREQDRQDRIAEERRLRAEFNNDLAHERAYQAWLAEEHGPPPPF from the coding sequence ATGTTCGAAGGTGATTCCGATGCCGCACTGATCGACAAGATCAGTGCCGCGACGCGGGCCGAGTCGGTGGCCATCGCCGCGCGGCTGGCTGCGGTCGGGGCGTTGGATTCACTGCGCGAACAAGAACTGGCCGAGTCGATTTTGTGGCGGACCGATCCGTTCGAGGAAGTCGCTGCCGAAATCTCGGCGGCCATGCGGATCGCCCGGGGTCGCGCCGCTACCCAGATCCATCACGCCCGAGTCCTACGGGACAAGCTTCCCCTGGTCGCGGCCCGCTTCGCCGTCGGGGACATCGATTATCGGGTGGTGCGGATGATCATCGCCCGCACCGGCATCGTCGATCCGTCGGTGTGGGCCGGGCTGGATGCTGAGTTGGCCGCCCGGGCCCACCGTTGGATGCGGTTCTCCGAACGACAACTGCGGGATCGGGTCGATCAGTGGATCGCCAAACTCGACCCCAACGGGGTACGCGTCCCGCCGGATATCAGTGAGCAACGGTTCGTGCAGATCGAACCCAGCACACCCGGCATGGCCTCGATCTGGGCCAACATCGATGCTGTCGAGGCCGTGGCGTTGAATCAACGCCTGGATGCGGTGGCCAACACAGTGTGTGAGCAGGATCCGCGCAGCCATGAACAACGCCGCGCCGATGCGATCGGACCGCTGGCCCGACTGCAAGCCCACCTGGCCTGCCGGTGCGGGCGCGAGGACTGCCCGGCCGCGCAGAACCGCGCCGCCGCCGATGCGGCCGTGGTGCATGTACTGGCCGGAAAGTCCACGGTGGACGGCACCTCCGATGCGCCGGGCTATCTGCCCGGGCATGGGATCTTGCCCGCTGAATCAGTACGGGATCTGGCCGGGCGCGCCAAAATCAAACCCGTCCGGCTACCCGGGGACACCGCCGACGCCGGTCCCTGTGGAGAGTCGAAGCCGAGTCATTCCGGCGACTCGCCGCAGGCGGCCGAGCCGGCTGAGGCTGCCGAGTCTGGGTATCGACCGTCCGCGGCACTGTCGGAGTTCATTCGCTGGCGGGATCTGACGTGTCGGTTTCCTGGATGTGATGCCCCGGCTGAGCGTTGCGATATCGACCACACCGCCCCGTGGCCTTTGGGTCCGACGCATCCGTCCAACACCAAGCTGTACTGCCGGGCCCATCACCTGATCAAAACGTTCTGCCCGGGCTGGTCAGACCGCCAATACCCTGACGGCACCGTCGAAGTCACCACCCCGACCGGGCATACCTACACCACCGAACCCCACAGCGCGGCCCTGTTCGACGACCTGGCCACCCCCACCGGGAACCTCAATCTCACCGACCCGCCACCAGCGCCGGGCCCCAACCGCTGCGCCAAGATGCCCAAACGCTCCCGCACCCGCGAACAAGACCGCCAAGACCGCATCGCCGAAGAACGCCGGCTACGCGCCGAATTCAACAACGACCTCGCCCACGAACGCGCCTACCAAGCCTGGCTCGCCGAAGAACATGGACCACCCCCACCCTTCTGA
- the egtE gene encoding ergothioneine biosynthesis PLP-dependent enzyme EgtE, whose product MSLAQQWAEARPKVAGLHFDSGACSRQSLAVIDAVAAHARHEAEVGGYVAAEAAAPVLAAGRAAIAALAGLDPADVVYTTGSNHSLDLLLGSWPGQRTLACLPGEFGPNLAVMAANGFQVRALPVDGDGRVDLDEAARALATDPPALVHFTALASHRGVAQPLSEMVEVCRSAGIPIVVDAAQAFGHLDCNVGPDAIYSSSRKWLAGPRGVGFLAVRPELVARLQRRFPPASWNLPVTVLQSFEHGEHNAATRIGYSVALGEYLAAGPELVRDRLAEVGRTARQTLSGVPGWRVVEGTDEPTAITTLEPTDGADPAAVRAWLIAERGIVTTACELARAPFEMAKPVLRVSPHVDTTAEDLEQFAVVLRDVP is encoded by the coding sequence ATGAGCCTCGCGCAGCAGTGGGCCGAGGCGCGCCCCAAGGTCGCAGGACTCCACTTCGACAGTGGCGCCTGCTCGCGGCAGAGCCTGGCCGTCATCGACGCTGTCGCCGCCCACGCCCGCCATGAGGCCGAAGTCGGCGGCTACGTGGCCGCGGAGGCGGCCGCACCTGTGCTCGCCGCCGGCCGGGCCGCGATCGCCGCACTGGCCGGACTCGACCCTGCTGACGTGGTCTACACGACGGGCTCCAATCATTCCCTGGATCTGCTGCTCGGCAGCTGGCCGGGGCAGCGCACTCTGGCGTGCCTGCCGGGCGAGTTCGGGCCGAACCTGGCGGTCATGGCCGCCAACGGTTTTCAGGTGCGTGCCCTGCCGGTTGACGGGGACGGCCGGGTTGACCTGGACGAGGCCGCCCGCGCGCTGGCCACCGATCCACCCGCGTTGGTGCACTTCACGGCGCTGGCCAGCCACCGCGGCGTGGCCCAGCCGCTGTCCGAGATGGTCGAAGTCTGCCGCTCGGCCGGGATCCCGATCGTGGTGGATGCCGCGCAGGCGTTCGGGCACCTCGACTGCAACGTCGGGCCCGACGCCATCTACTCGTCGTCACGCAAATGGCTCGCCGGTCCGCGTGGTGTGGGTTTCCTTGCGGTGCGTCCCGAACTGGTGGCGCGGCTGCAGCGACGTTTCCCGCCCGCGTCGTGGAATCTGCCCGTGACCGTCCTGCAGAGCTTTGAGCACGGTGAGCACAATGCCGCCACGCGCATCGGCTACTCAGTGGCCCTGGGCGAATACCTGGCTGCCGGACCGGAACTCGTCCGAGACCGGCTTGCGGAGGTGGGCCGCACGGCGCGGCAAACGTTGTCCGGGGTGCCCGGGTGGCGCGTCGTCGAAGGCACCGATGAGCCCACCGCCATCACTACCCTCGAACCCACCGACGGCGCCGACCCGGCCGCGGTGCGGGCCTGGCTGATCGCCGAACGCGGAATCGTCACCACCGCATGCGAACTGGCGCGGGCACCGTTCGAGATGGCCAAACCGGTGCTGCGGGTGTCACCGCATGTCGACACCACTGCCGAGGATCTGGAGCAGTTCGCAGTGGTGTTGCGGGACGTGCCCTAG
- the egtD gene encoding L-histidine N(alpha)-methyltransferase yields the protein MTLTLSNYLAADSAATALRRDVRDGLTRTPKMLPPKWFYDSVGSDLFDQITRLPEYYPTRTEAQILRRRSPEIVAAAGADTLVELGSGTSEKTRMLLDAMRDSGQLRRFIPFDVDAGVLRAAGDAIGQEYPGIEIDAVCGDFEEHLGKIPAVGRRLVAFLGSTIGNLTPGPRANFLASLAETLQPGDSVLLGTDLVKDAERLVSAYDDSAGVTAAFNRNVLSVVNRELDADFDLEAFAHVAKWNADEERIEMWLRADAPQQVRVAALDLDVAFGAGEEMLTEVSCKFRADGVADELAKAGLRQTHWWTDDAGDFGLSLAVK from the coding sequence ATGACGCTCACCCTGTCCAACTATCTGGCGGCCGATTCCGCGGCCACCGCGCTGCGCCGCGATGTGCGCGACGGGCTGACCCGGACGCCGAAAATGTTGCCGCCCAAGTGGTTCTACGATTCAGTTGGCAGCGACCTGTTCGACCAGATCACCCGGTTGCCCGAGTACTATCCGACCCGCACCGAGGCGCAGATCCTCAGGCGCCGGTCACCGGAGATCGTCGCTGCGGCCGGTGCCGACACCCTCGTCGAGCTGGGCAGCGGCACCTCGGAGAAGACGAGGATGCTGCTCGACGCGATGCGTGACAGCGGGCAGCTGCGCCGTTTCATCCCGTTCGACGTCGACGCCGGTGTGCTCCGGGCAGCCGGCGATGCGATCGGTCAGGAGTATCCCGGCATCGAGATCGACGCGGTATGTGGTGATTTCGAGGAGCATCTGGGCAAGATCCCCGCGGTGGGGCGCCGCCTGGTGGCGTTCCTCGGCTCGACCATCGGCAATCTCACGCCCGGCCCGCGGGCGAACTTCCTGGCCTCGCTGGCCGAGACCCTGCAGCCGGGGGACAGCGTGCTCTTGGGCACCGACCTGGTGAAGGATGCCGAACGGCTGGTCAGTGCCTACGACGACAGTGCCGGTGTGACCGCGGCGTTCAACCGCAATGTGCTCTCGGTGGTGAACCGTGAGCTCGACGCCGATTTCGACCTCGAGGCCTTCGCGCACGTGGCGAAATGGAATGCCGACGAAGAGCGGATCGAGATGTGGTTGCGGGCGGACGCGCCGCAACAGGTGCGCGTGGCGGCGCTGGATCTCGACGTCGCATTCGGTGCCGGCGAGGAGATGCTGACCGAGGTGTCCTGCAAGTTCCGGGCCGACGGGGTTGCCGACGAACTCGCGAAAGCCGGTCTACGGCAGACCCATTGGTGGACCGATGATGCCGGTGACTTCGGCCTGTCGCTGGCGGTGAAATGA
- the egtC gene encoding ergothioneine biosynthesis protein EgtC: MCRHLGWLGAPRSVASLILDPPQGLLVQSYAPRRQKHGLMNADGWGAGFFDDGVARRWRSDKPLWGDASFASVAPALSSGCVVAAVRSATIGMPIEPSASAPFTDGQWLLSHNGIVDRAVLPLTGVAESTVDSAVLAALIFARGLDSLADTIVEVGGRDPNARLNILAANGSRMLATTWGDTLSMLKPADGVVLASEPYDDDPGWTDIPDRHLVHVTDSGVELTPLKGSV, encoded by the coding sequence ATGTGCCGGCATCTCGGGTGGCTCGGCGCACCGCGGTCGGTGGCCTCGCTGATACTCGACCCGCCGCAGGGCCTGCTCGTCCAGTCCTATGCTCCGCGTCGGCAGAAGCACGGTCTGATGAACGCTGACGGTTGGGGCGCAGGGTTTTTCGATGACGGCGTGGCGCGCCGCTGGCGCAGTGACAAGCCGCTGTGGGGCGACGCCTCGTTCGCCTCGGTGGCGCCGGCGCTGAGCAGCGGATGCGTGGTCGCCGCGGTGCGCTCGGCGACCATCGGCATGCCGATCGAGCCCTCGGCCTCGGCCCCCTTTACCGACGGGCAGTGGCTGTTGTCGCACAACGGGATAGTGGACCGGGCGGTGCTGCCGTTGACCGGGGTCGCCGAATCCACCGTGGACAGCGCCGTGCTGGCCGCGCTGATCTTCGCCCGGGGATTGGATTCTCTGGCCGACACGATCGTCGAGGTGGGCGGCCGGGATCCGAACGCTCGGCTGAACATCCTGGCCGCCAACGGTTCTCGCATGCTGGCAACCACCTGGGGTGACACGTTGTCCATGCTGAAGCCGGCCGACGGCGTCGTACTCGCCAGCGAACCCTACGACGACGATCCCGGCTGGACCGACATTCCCGACCGCCATCTGGTGCACGTCACTGACTCCGGTGTCGAGCTCACCCCACTGAAAGGTTCGGTATGA
- the egtB gene encoding ergothioneine biosynthesis protein EgtB, whose amino-acid sequence MTTREMLAQQLTRARERTLRLVDFDDAELHRQYSPLMSPLVWDLAHIGQQEELWLLRDGNPDRPGMLAPDVDRLYDAFVHSRASRVDLPLLPPTDARTYCATVRSRALDALESLDTDDPGFNFGLIVSHENQHDETMLQALNLRDGPPLLDTGSVLPAGRAGVAGTSVLIPGGEFVLGVDELTEPHSLDNERPAHTVHLPPFYIGRVPVTNAEWREFIDDGGYQMPHWWSERGWAHRQEAGLVAPQFWGPDGTRTRFGHIETLPADEPVQHITFFEAEAYAAWAGARLPTEIEWEKACAWDPKAGSRRRFPWGASEPTDALANLGGEARRPAPVGAYPAGASAYGVEQMLGDVWEWTTSPLRPWPGFTPMVYDRYTEPFFDGDYRVLRGGSWAVSADILRPSFRNWDHPIRRQIFSGVRLAWDA is encoded by the coding sequence TTGACCACACGCGAGATGCTGGCGCAACAGCTCACCCGGGCGCGGGAACGTACCCTGCGCCTGGTCGACTTCGACGATGCCGAATTGCATCGTCAATACAGCCCGTTGATGAGCCCGCTGGTGTGGGACCTCGCCCACATCGGCCAGCAGGAGGAACTGTGGCTGCTGAGGGACGGCAATCCGGACCGTCCGGGCATGCTGGCCCCGGATGTAGACCGGCTTTACGACGCCTTCGTACATTCCCGCGCCAGCCGGGTCGACCTGCCGCTGCTGCCGCCCACAGACGCGCGGACCTACTGCGCCACGGTGCGGTCGCGCGCGCTCGATGCGCTCGAGTCCCTTGATACCGACGACCCCGGCTTCAACTTCGGTCTGATCGTCAGCCACGAGAATCAACACGACGAAACGATGCTGCAAGCACTGAACCTGCGGGACGGGCCGCCGCTGCTCGACACCGGCAGCGTGCTGCCCGCCGGCCGGGCCGGCGTGGCAGGCACCTCGGTCCTGATCCCGGGTGGTGAGTTCGTCCTCGGGGTGGACGAACTCACCGAACCGCATTCACTGGACAACGAGCGTCCGGCGCATACCGTCCACCTGCCTCCCTTCTATATCGGCCGGGTACCGGTCACCAACGCCGAATGGCGGGAGTTCATCGACGACGGCGGTTATCAGATGCCGCACTGGTGGTCGGAGCGCGGCTGGGCCCACCGCCAGGAGGCGGGTCTGGTGGCGCCGCAATTCTGGGGGCCCGACGGCACTCGCACCAGGTTCGGTCACATCGAGACGCTGCCGGCCGACGAGCCGGTACAGCACATCACGTTCTTCGAAGCCGAGGCCTACGCCGCCTGGGCCGGGGCCCGGTTGCCCACCGAGATCGAATGGGAGAAGGCCTGCGCCTGGGACCCGAAGGCCGGCTCCCGCCGCCGCTTCCCCTGGGGCGCATCGGAACCCACCGACGCGCTGGCGAACCTCGGAGGTGAGGCCCGTCGGCCCGCCCCGGTCGGGGCCTATCCGGCCGGCGCGTCGGCCTACGGCGTCGAGCAGATGTTGGGTGACGTCTGGGAATGGACCACGTCGCCGCTGCGGCCGTGGCCGGGTTTCACTCCGATGGTCTACGACCGCTACACCGAACCCTTCTTCGACGGGGACTACCGCGTACTGCGAGGTGGCTCGTGGGCGGTATCCGCCGACATTCTGCGGCCCAGCTTCCGCAACTGGGACCATCCGATTCGGCGCCAGATCTTCTCCGGCGTGCGCCTGGCCTGGGACGCCTGA
- the egtA gene encoding ergothioneine biosynthesis glutamate--cysteine ligase EgtA has translation MAVPVRADAARTAPVEFTSAEHAASFIEANCLRDGPVGQVGLEIEAHCFDLEDPARRPSWDELSEAIASVPQLPGGSRITVEPGGAVELSGPPADGPSAAVAALLADRAVLRTEFERRGLGLVLLGADPVRPTQRVNPGPRYQAMETFFAASGTAEPGAAMMTSTASVQVNLDAGPRDGWARRVRLAHALGPTMIAITANSPMLCGRFTGWKSSRQRVWGQLDSARCGPVLGADGDDPASDWARYALRAPVMLVNAPDAVPVTNWVPFADWADGRAVLGGRRPTEADLEYHLTTLFPPVRPRRWLEIRYLDSVPDTLWPAVVFMTTTLLDDPGAAAIAAEATAPVATAWDRAARVGLTDRRLQDAAVACVSAAAERAPAELAESMEQLTRSVQEGRCPADDFSDRVVSHGIASAMSQLVKGEL, from the coding sequence TTGGCAGTACCCGTCAGGGCTGATGCGGCCCGTACAGCTCCCGTCGAATTCACCAGCGCCGAACACGCGGCGTCGTTCATAGAGGCCAACTGCCTGCGCGACGGACCGGTCGGGCAGGTAGGCCTCGAGATCGAGGCGCATTGTTTCGACCTCGAGGATCCCGCGCGCCGCCCGAGCTGGGATGAGCTCTCCGAAGCCATCGCCTCGGTCCCCCAACTGCCCGGCGGCAGTCGGATCACAGTCGAACCCGGCGGCGCGGTCGAACTGTCCGGACCGCCGGCCGATGGACCGTCTGCCGCGGTCGCCGCTCTCCTGGCCGACCGGGCCGTGCTGCGTACCGAGTTCGAACGCCGTGGGCTGGGCCTGGTGCTGCTCGGTGCCGATCCGGTCCGCCCGACCCAGCGGGTCAACCCGGGCCCGCGCTATCAGGCGATGGAAACGTTCTTCGCCGCCAGCGGGACAGCTGAACCGGGCGCGGCGATGATGACGTCGACCGCCTCGGTTCAGGTCAATCTCGACGCGGGACCACGCGACGGTTGGGCCCGGCGAGTCCGTCTGGCGCATGCTCTCGGTCCGACGATGATCGCCATCACCGCCAACTCTCCGATGCTGTGCGGGCGGTTCACCGGCTGGAAGTCCTCGCGGCAGCGGGTGTGGGGGCAACTGGACTCCGCGCGTTGTGGCCCGGTTCTCGGCGCCGACGGGGACGATCCGGCCAGTGACTGGGCACGTTATGCGCTGCGGGCACCGGTGATGCTCGTCAACGCGCCTGATGCGGTGCCGGTGACCAACTGGGTACCGTTCGCCGACTGGGCCGACGGGCGCGCGGTCCTCGGCGGCCGCAGGCCCACCGAAGCCGACCTCGAGTACCACCTGACCACGCTGTTTCCGCCGGTGCGGCCCCGGCGCTGGCTGGAGATCCGCTATCTCGACAGCGTGCCCGACACCTTGTGGCCCGCGGTGGTGTTCATGACGACGACTCTCCTGGATGATCCGGGGGCCGCCGCAATCGCGGCCGAGGCGACGGCCCCGGTCGCCACTGCCTGGGATCGGGCCGCCCGGGTCGGGCTGACCGACCGGCGGCTTCAGGACGCGGCCGTCGCCTGCGTTTCGGCCGCGGCAGAGCGCGCGCCGGCAGAACTCGCGGAATCGATGGAGCAGTTGACGCGTTCGGTCCAGGAGGGCCGCTGCCCGGCCGACGACTTCTCCGACCGGGTGGTGAGCCATGGAATCGCTTCTGCGATGAGCCAACTGGTGAAGGGCGAGCTTTGA
- a CDS encoding sensor domain-containing protein, with protein MRALTVGFGLAGLALALAAPAGARPSDPGVVSYAVMPKGSVGNIIGAPMTWESQFTAPFQGFSVENPVCNNWADIGLPEVYNDPDLASFNGATTQTAADDQNHYVKQAIGVFATPEAADRAFHRVVDRTNGCSGQTTPMHLDNFVTQVWTFTGGAASATDADWVKQEAGTDRRCFNTTRKRENVLLQAKVCQSGNAGPAVNVLAGAMQNTLGQ; from the coding sequence ATGCGTGCCCTGACTGTCGGTTTCGGGCTGGCCGGTCTCGCGCTGGCGTTGGCTGCACCTGCCGGTGCGCGCCCCTCGGATCCTGGTGTGGTGTCCTACGCTGTCATGCCCAAAGGCTCGGTGGGCAACATCATCGGTGCCCCTATGACGTGGGAATCCCAGTTCACGGCCCCGTTCCAGGGATTCTCGGTGGAAAACCCGGTGTGCAACAACTGGGCGGATATCGGCCTGCCCGAGGTGTACAACGACCCGGATCTCGCCTCGTTCAACGGCGCGACCACCCAAACTGCCGCCGATGACCAGAACCACTACGTCAAGCAGGCCATCGGGGTGTTCGCGACACCGGAGGCCGCCGACCGCGCGTTCCACCGGGTGGTCGACCGCACCAACGGCTGCTCGGGCCAGACCACCCCGATGCACCTGGACAACTTCGTGACCCAGGTGTGGACGTTCACCGGTGGGGCGGCGAGCGCGACGGACGCCGACTGGGTCAAGCAGGAAGCCGGCACGGACCGCCGGTGTTTCAACACCACGCGCAAACGGGAAAACGTGCTGCTGCAAGCCAAGGTATGCCAGTCCGGCAACGCGGGCCCGGCTGTCAACGTCCTCGCGGGCGCCATGCAGAACACGCTGGGGCAGTAG
- a CDS encoding Fur family transcriptional regulator, giving the protein MTTVHEHDPKALLRAAGLRVTAPRVAVLQALADHPHSTADDVAGLARQNLGSVSTQAVYDVLRACVNAGLVRRIEPAGSSARYETRAGDNHHHLVCRVCGVVADVDCAVGEAPCLEPSDLAGFAVDEAEVVFWGICADCQKATASA; this is encoded by the coding sequence GTGACCACGGTGCATGAACACGACCCCAAGGCCTTGCTGCGGGCCGCTGGGCTGCGCGTCACCGCACCGCGGGTCGCGGTTCTCCAGGCGCTGGCCGATCATCCGCACTCGACTGCCGACGACGTGGCGGGCCTGGCCCGCCAGAACCTCGGTTCGGTGTCGACCCAGGCGGTCTACGACGTCCTGCGCGCCTGCGTCAATGCGGGCCTGGTCCGTCGTATCGAACCGGCCGGCTCCTCGGCGCGCTACGAAACCCGCGCCGGCGACAACCATCACCACCTGGTCTGCCGGGTCTGCGGTGTGGTCGCCGACGTCGACTGCGCCGTGGGAGAGGCGCCCTGCCTGGAGCCGTCTGACCTGGCCGGCTTCGCCGTTGACGAGGCCGAGGTCGTGTTCTGGGGAATCTGCGCCGATTGTCAGAAGGCCACGGCCAGCGCATAG
- a CDS encoding DUF4185 domain-containing protein: MLAAALCLAPTAGANPAFGEPVVPPLAPGQVLRIGPSAGTGTPTRDYGIGATDLCEFMEFPSRVLQVCGDTFAGQAVGFGGWHSPVALHVDADSIEDAGGVRYRGVTGVDKPLLADATPPGGSQLPAGVIAINRENYMMVTTTYNLKPYSSRLVKADAAQPNWPTVSGSVRDAKFQGGTQSQITGYYDPVPAPDSPGGWVYILANNFDRSSPPFLYRAKPKTFTDRASWQGWSATGGWGKPPTALFTDRVGEMSIRQIDGKPVLSYFNATTGNMEVRVAYEPTGLGTAPVTTVVFASAWPDPVDSLPPPEVNQLAQPYGGYISPGSTLDQVRVFISQWNTMARGGTPYRVIQYAVNPFKPWEQ, from the coding sequence ATGCTTGCTGCGGCGCTGTGTTTGGCGCCCACGGCCGGGGCGAACCCGGCTTTCGGTGAGCCGGTGGTGCCTCCGCTGGCCCCCGGGCAGGTGCTGCGGATCGGGCCGAGTGCCGGAACGGGAACTCCCACCCGCGATTACGGCATCGGGGCGACCGATCTGTGCGAGTTCATGGAGTTCCCCAGCCGGGTCCTCCAGGTCTGCGGCGATACCTTCGCAGGACAGGCCGTGGGCTTCGGCGGCTGGCATTCGCCGGTGGCCTTGCACGTCGACGCCGATTCGATCGAGGATGCCGGCGGGGTGCGCTACCGGGGCGTCACCGGGGTGGACAAGCCGTTGCTGGCCGACGCGACTCCGCCCGGGGGATCCCAGTTGCCTGCCGGTGTGATCGCCATCAACCGTGAGAACTACATGATGGTGACCACCACCTACAACCTCAAGCCGTACAGCTCACGCTTGGTGAAAGCCGATGCGGCCCAGCCGAATTGGCCGACCGTGTCGGGTTCGGTTCGTGACGCGAAGTTCCAGGGCGGCACCCAGTCGCAGATCACCGGCTACTACGATCCGGTCCCGGCACCGGATTCACCCGGCGGATGGGTGTACATCCTGGCCAACAATTTCGACCGCAGCAGCCCGCCGTTCCTGTACCGGGCCAAGCCGAAGACCTTCACCGACCGCGCGAGCTGGCAGGGTTGGTCGGCCACCGGCGGCTGGGGCAAACCGCCGACGGCGTTGTTCACCGACCGGGTGGGGGAGATGAGCATCCGGCAGATCGACGGCAAGCCTGTGCTGTCGTATTTCAACGCCACCACCGGAAACATGGAGGTGCGGGTCGCCTACGAACCCACCGGCCTGGGTACTGCGCCCGTGACCACGGTGGTGTTCGCCAGTGCCTGGCCCGATCCGGTCGACTCGTTGCCGCCGCCGGAGGTCAATCAGCTGGCCCAGCCGTATGGCGGCTACATCTCGCCGGGGTCGACGCTCGATCAGGTCCGGGTTTTCATCAGCCAGTGGAACACCATGGCCCGTGGCGGCACCCCGTATCGGGTCATCCAATATGCGGTGAACCCGTTCAAGCCCTGGGAGCAGTAA